The DNA region CGATCGCAAATCCACTACCGTTCGGTTGCACCGGATGAAACCGTAAAATATCTTCTGCAACTTGCGGATGGAAAAATTATTGAAACTGTTGGTATTCCCACTGAAAAGCGCCTCACAGTTTGTGTTTCTACGCAAGTTGGTTGTCCGATGGCGTGCGATTTTTGCGCGACAGGAAAAGGCGGCTTTATGCGTAACTTAGTAGTACACGAAATTATCGACCAAGTTTTAACTGTTCAAGAAGACTTGCAACGCCGTGTTAGTCATATTGTTTTTATGGGTATGGGTGAACCGTTGCTAAATACCGCACATGTCGTCGCCGCAGTCAAATCTTTAAATCAAGATGTTGGCATCGGACAGCGTGGAATGACAATTTCTACAGTTGGTATTCCTGGGCATATCATACGCTTAGCACAGTATCAACTCCAAGCGACCCTTGCTGTTAGCCTTCATGCTGCTAATCAAGCACTGCGAGAAAAATTGATTCCGAGTGCGCGTCATTATCCGTTAGAAAATTTAATCGACGAATGCCGTCAATACGTACAAATGACTGGTCGCCGAATTACTTTTGAGTACATTCTCTTGGCTGGAGTAAATGACAATATAAAACAAGCAGCCGAGTTAGCTCAACTGCTACGTGGGTTTCAAACTCACGTTAACTTAATCCCCTATAACCCCATTCGGGAAGCGGACTACCAACGTCCCACTTTTCGCGGAATTCAAGCTTTTGTTGACGTCTTGCATCAACATCAAATTGCTGTTAGTGTGCGTTACTCGCGTGGTTTGGAGGCTGATGCTGCTTGTGGGCAATTGCGGGCAACGCAAGCTTAGACGCTCAGCATCTACACCTGGCGCGTAAGCTTCTACTACTTTACCTGTTTCAGCACAAGTCACCATCAAGTAATCGCAGCAGGAGCATTGTGTCCGGATCAATCGACTTTGGGGTATATGATGGCGTTCACCCTCACTGCCGCAGTTAGGACACCTAATTTTTTGTACAAGCATTTTAAACCTCTGGAAGCAAGCAGTTTTAAAAAAGAAAATTTAACTTGGCAAATTAATGAATATACAGGATTAAACAAAAAGCAACAAATCTTAACTTTGTAGCTAAATTGTGACCTAGTTATCTAAGAAATCTGTTTCTCCTATACCTAGCTTGCCATTACACAAACGAAGTTGTCATATAACCTGGGGGATAGAAAGTAACAAAATAGTTTTGAATTTACTTTTATTTTTGCTGATCCCCGACTATATTTCTCTTGTATTGTACTGTTTTAATCTAATTTATGTAGATATTTAACTTTAAATTCAATTTTAATTAAATGGCTTTGCAAAAACTGTTGTCTGCATAACAAAGCAACCTCTAATTTGCCTTATAGTGGCGCTTTCGCCATCTATATTTAACATTTACTTAAGATTTCGGTTCTGCCCAGGGATAGATTAACGAGTAGTAAAAAACTAAAAATGCCGATTTCAGTATCGGCACCTGTCAATCACGTCTAATTAATACTAGATAATTTCTACCTTAAGAAGGATGAAAATAATTATAAATTTCTTGCGCTAGGTGTGAACCAATTCCTGGTGCGGCGGCTAATTGCTCTGGCGTCGCTTGACGAATATAGTCAATCGAGCGGAAATGAGCTAAAAGCTGTTTTTGTCGGTGATATCCCAAACCAGGAATTTCATCTAAGCGCGATCGCCGTAATTTATCATTACGCTGCTGGCGGTGGAAAGTAACAGCAAAACGGTGTGCTTCATCGCGCAAGCGTCGTAGTAATTGTACTCCTGGTTGTTCGGCTTCAGTTAGTAAGGGCTGCGACTCGCCTGGTAAGAAAATTTCTTCGCGCTGCTTCGCAAGGCTAACGACGCGCAACTCATCCATTAAATTCATTTCTTGCAATACCGCCACAACGGAGGATAACTGTCCCTTACCACCATCAATCATCACAAGATCAGGCCAATCAGGATTACCTACGCGCTGTAGTTGCAGATCTTCGGCATACTTACGAAAGCGACGCTGAATAACTTCAGCAAGGCTGGCAAAATCATTCGAGTGACCAGATGTCACCGTCGGATTCTTAATTTTATAGTGGCGATAGTATTGCTTCGCGGGTAAACCATCGATGAAGACGACTTGAGACGCTACAGCGTTCGAACCTTGAATATGCGAAATGTCGTAACCTTCAATCCGGTGCGGTAAATCAGGTAAGTCAACAATTGCGGCAAGATCCTCCATCGCTTGCGTATTACGATCGCTCAATTTCTGCGCGCGTTGTAATTCGTATTGTGCGTTACGTTCCACCATCTCAATGAGTTCGGCTTTGGTAGCACGTTGCGGCGCGACAATTGTCACTTTTCGCGCTTTGCGATCGCTCAACACATCTGCAAGCATTTCCGCATCGGGTAATTCATGCTGTACCAAAATTTCTGTAGGAATTTCTACCGAATCAGCAGTTTGGTAATGTTCCTCTAAGACTCGTTGTAAAATGGCTCCAGGTTCAGCGTGCGCGTCTGCGACAAATCCCAAGCGTCCGACTAACTGTCCCGCCCGAATCTGAAATAACTGTACGCAAGCATGATCTTCATCAGCGGCAAGCGCGATCGCATCGCGCGACACTGTATCATCAGGTAACGATACCTTTTGCTCTGCACTCAATGACTTTAACCCCGCAATCTGATCACGAATTCGTGCTGCGGATTCAAAATTCAGTGCTTCTGCTGACTTGTGCATCTGTTCAGTGAGAATATCGATCAGTTCCTGCGTTCTACCTTGAAATACCATTGCTACCTTTTGTACGGTTTTGCGGTATTCTTCTGGAGAAATCAGTTTTTGACACACACCTGGACACCGCCCCAAATCGTAGTTAAGACACGGACGATCTTTAAACAGCGGTTGCGGACGTTGTTTTAGTGCAAAAATTCGCTTCGATAACCTTAAGATATTACGTAGTAACCGCGAGTCAGTGTACGGTCCATAAAATTTATCTTCTTTTTTACCTTGACGACGGTTGCGTGTGATAAAGATGCGCGGATATTCTTCTGACCACGTAATACAGACGTAGGGATATTTTTTATCATCTTTGAGCAGCACATTAAAATACGGCTGATGCTGCTTAATTAAGTTTGCTTCGAGGGCTAGTGCTTCAGCTTCTGTATCTGTGACAATAAATTCAATCTCTGTTACCTGTCGCACCATCAGCGCGATGCGATCGCTGAGTTTCTGTGATTCCCGAAAGTAAGACCGAACCCGCGATCGCAATTTTCGTGATTTACCGATGTACATAATGCGATCGCTAGCATCACGCATCAAATAAACCCCAGGTTCCGCCGGAACCTCTTTTAAACGTTGTGCTAAACGTTCTGAGTCTTTGACGAGTGGTAGTATTTTTGTCACTAGTGTCTTAGATGGCAGTGCGTGCGATGTCATTTTGATACGAAAATTGAATATCTGTTGAATTACGCTTTTTGCAGATTTACTACCACGTGTTAGCTGGCTGAACCTCCAAAAAGCTTAAGATATAATTTGTAACCTTTGAACGCTGACTCATAGGCTTTATAGTTGACCTTTTCAGTTTAGCTATGAAGATCTACTGATTGCCGTATATCAATCCTAGAGGTGACTACAGCATTCGACTGCTCAAATTTTATGGTGATAATACTGATTTTAAATTTTATGCTTGTTTAATATAATACTTGAAAAATTAGCGTTTAAAGTTACTATCAAATTCAGGCTGGCTAAGATGAAATTATAAAGAGTAGGAGCAAGTAAGACTGACATTTATATTGTCAAAGTTTATCTTAGTATCTAGAACAAATATAAAATTTTATACTTATACGCTTCCCTAAAATACAAAGCACAGCCATGAATTTGGAAGAATTTGAGACTAAATATCGAAATACGATTGAACACAGCCTCAACCAATTGCAAACAACTGTTTTGTTGTTAGCACAATTAGAAGCAAATATCGCTTCTGTTAGCAAAGAGATCCAAACTCTCAGCCAAACTGTAGAAGAATTTATCAACGAACAGAAAACAAAGTAACCAGATTGACCTATTTAAGTAGCCAATTCTTCTTTAATTGCTTGTTTCAACTCTGTCAAATTGACTGGCTTAACAAAATACCGTGTTGCGCCTAGACTTAATGCTCGCTGTTGATCGGCGCTAAAAGCAAACGCAGAAACTACAAATATAGGAATGTGTTGCCAGTCGGCGCTGTTTTTTAGCTTCTCTAATAAAGTGTAGCCATCAATATCTGGTAACTTTAGGTCTAATAAAATAAGTTGAGGCTGAAACTCGATCATCTTTTGAAAAAAGCACGTACCATCAGCTAAGCTGAGAATCTCATAACCGCAAAAACTTAGGTAATCATCAAGCATCTGGCGGTTCAAAGCGTTATCTTCTACGATAAGAATTTTGCTGCGGACGTTAGCAGATGGGATAACAGCACTTGCATCAACCGTAGAACTTTGCTGATCGCTATTCACAACTTCTTCAGATATATTAGTCACTAACCGTAACATTTACAAGTAAAGTCTTCCTCATGCCATAGGACTATAATATTTTTTGAGAATTACTTAATCATAGAAAAATATTTATATTAATTTTATCTTTATTTAACAGTTATATACCTAAACAAGCAAAAAAGCTATTAATTTAGCAAAATCGCTATTTTTATAGCAAACTGTTCTAATGTATAAAGTTACAGGATACGAGGTAGTGACAGAAGTCATATTATTTGAATAAACAGCATGAGCGTATACAAAGAATTGCGTGACGCTTGAGTAATATTTTTTGTATAAAAAGCATAAAAAAGAGAAATTTAAGCTTAAATAGTTAAAAACACGTAAATTGGCTTAAAATCGGATATTTTCTAGTTAATGCTGAGTCTCATAAGCGCTTTGAGCGAATAGCGGCTCAAAAAGTGAGCAATGGCTGTTGAGGAAGGGTGCTAGATTGATAAACTTTTGATTGGCGATCGCCAATTTAAGGTATTCTGAGCTTAAGATTTTAAAATTATTTAAGATTTTGATAAAAAGTAATTATTATAGCTCGCTTGGAGAACAAAGCGATGGCCGCTGACTATCCTGATATTGATATTGCGCCGTTGATTGACCATGCGCTGCTAAACCCCACAGCAACCGCAGACCAAGTACAACAGTGTTGCGAACAAGCAGATCGCTTTCAATTCGCGACTGTTTGCGTGTACCCAACTCATGTCCGCCAAGCCGCCGAACTGTTGCATGGAAAAAAACCGCAAGTTTGTACAGTGATTGGATTTCCAACAGGCGCTACGACTTCTGCGGTTAAGCTTTATGAAGCACAAGAAGCTGTAGATAATGGCGCAACTGAGTTAGATGTTGTGATTAACCTCGGCTGGCTCAAAGCGGGTAAAACTGAGCAATTGCACCGCGAAATTGCTGAAATTTGCGAAGCAACAGGAAAAACAGTCAAAGTGATTTTGGAAACTACCCTATTGACAGATGCGGAAAAACGTCTCGCAGCAGAAATATGTATGGATGCTGGGGCAGCGTTTCTAAAAACAAGTACGGGTTGGAATGGAGGGGCAACAGTTGCGGATGTAAAACTTTTAAAAGAAGTTGCCAAAGATCGCGTAGGTATTAAAGCATCTGGTGGAATTCGCACAATCGAACAAGCTTTTGACTTGATTATGGCAGGTGCAACACGGTTAGGTACTTCCCGTGGTCCAGAATTGATTCGCCAACGCGATAACCTGGATAAAGAGGCAGTAGATTTAGAAGGATAAGGTACGCTTAAAGGCTAAAAGTCTTTATTTATTGCCTTTTACTTTTAATGCTTTGCTATTTTCTCTAGCCCTCAGCACTTATGTTTATGAGCCGAACCTACAAAGCTACTGGAATAAATTTGAAGAGTATGGCGTTAGGCGAATCAGACCGCTTGCTGACAATTTTAACGCGCGAGTTTGGTTTGGTTC from Chroogloeocystis siderophila 5.2 s.c.1 includes:
- the rlmN gene encoding 23S rRNA (adenine(2503)-C(2))-methyltransferase RlmN produces the protein MSSQSINQTLETTIPIAAPQPLLGLSLPELTDWVVSQGQPAYRGRQLYEWIYKKGVRSLVDISVFPKTWRAAVADVSIGRSQIHYRSVAPDETVKYLLQLADGKIIETVGIPTEKRLTVCVSTQVGCPMACDFCATGKGGFMRNLVVHEIIDQVLTVQEDLQRRVSHIVFMGMGEPLLNTAHVVAAVKSLNQDVGIGQRGMTISTVGIPGHIIRLAQYQLQATLAVSLHAANQALREKLIPSARHYPLENLIDECRQYVQMTGRRITFEYILLAGVNDNIKQAAELAQLLRGFQTHVNLIPYNPIREADYQRPTFRGIQAFVDVLHQHQIAVSVRYSRGLEADAACGQLRATQA
- the uvrC gene encoding excinuclease ABC subunit UvrC, encoding MTSHALPSKTLVTKILPLVKDSERLAQRLKEVPAEPGVYLMRDASDRIMYIGKSRKLRSRVRSYFRESQKLSDRIALMVRQVTEIEFIVTDTEAEALALEANLIKQHQPYFNVLLKDDKKYPYVCITWSEEYPRIFITRNRRQGKKEDKFYGPYTDSRLLRNILRLSKRIFALKQRPQPLFKDRPCLNYDLGRCPGVCQKLISPEEYRKTVQKVAMVFQGRTQELIDILTEQMHKSAEALNFESAARIRDQIAGLKSLSAEQKVSLPDDTVSRDAIALAADEDHACVQLFQIRAGQLVGRLGFVADAHAEPGAILQRVLEEHYQTADSVEIPTEILVQHELPDAEMLADVLSDRKARKVTIVAPQRATKAELIEMVERNAQYELQRAQKLSDRNTQAMEDLAAIVDLPDLPHRIEGYDISHIQGSNAVASQVVFIDGLPAKQYYRHYKIKNPTVTSGHSNDFASLAEVIQRRFRKYAEDLQLQRVGNPDWPDLVMIDGGKGQLSSVVAVLQEMNLMDELRVVSLAKQREEIFLPGESQPLLTEAEQPGVQLLRRLRDEAHRFAVTFHRQQRNDKLRRSRLDEIPGLGYHRQKQLLAHFRSIDYIRQATPEQLAAAPGIGSHLAQEIYNYFHPS
- a CDS encoding response regulator, with product MTNISEEVVNSDQQSSTVDASAVIPSANVRSKILIVEDNALNRQMLDDYLSFCGYEILSLADGTCFFQKMIEFQPQLILLDLKLPDIDGYTLLEKLKNSADWQHIPIFVVSAFAFSADQQRALSLGATRYFVKPVNLTELKQAIKEELAT
- the deoC gene encoding deoxyribose-phosphate aldolase, giving the protein MAADYPDIDIAPLIDHALLNPTATADQVQQCCEQADRFQFATVCVYPTHVRQAAELLHGKKPQVCTVIGFPTGATTSAVKLYEAQEAVDNGATELDVVINLGWLKAGKTEQLHREIAEICEATGKTVKVILETTLLTDAEKRLAAEICMDAGAAFLKTSTGWNGGATVADVKLLKEVAKDRVGIKASGGIRTIEQAFDLIMAGATRLGTSRGPELIRQRDNLDKEAVDLEG